In a genomic window of Candidatus Chazhemtobacterium aquaticus:
- the ruvX gene encoding Holliday junction resolvase RuvX: MPVTLAFDIGLAHTGVAISYENKIAEGLTTIHTQNLDLLQQEIIDLVKSYQPDILVFGIPQKGPLTQHVGLLKNKLEATLSLPIILVNEDLSTRFATRAMIDANKGPRYRRLNNHQVAAASILQFYLDNLIE; the protein is encoded by the coding sequence ATGCCAGTTACCCTAGCCTTCGATATTGGCCTTGCTCACACCGGTGTCGCTATCTCCTACGAAAACAAAATTGCCGAAGGCTTAACCACCATTCACACCCAAAATCTTGATCTGCTTCAACAAGAGATTATCGATCTCGTCAAAAGTTATCAGCCCGACATCCTTGTCTTCGGCATCCCTCAAAAAGGACCTCTTACTCAGCACGTGGGTCTTTTAAAAAACAAACTTGAAGCAACTCTTTCTCTACCCATCATTCTCGTCAATGAAGATCTTTCCACCCGGTTTGCCACCAGAGCTATGATCGACGCTAATAAAGGACCGCGTTACCGCCGCCTTAACAACCATCAAGTTGCCGCTGCCAGCATTCTTCAATTTTATCTTGATAATTTGATAGAATAA